A single region of the Labeo rohita strain BAU-BD-2019 chromosome 3, IGBB_LRoh.1.0, whole genome shotgun sequence genome encodes:
- the srsf2b gene encoding serine/arginine-rich splicing factor 2b produces the protein MSYGRLPPDIEGMTSLKVDNLTYRTSPETLRRVFEKYGRVGDVYIPRDRYTKESRGFAFVRFHDKRDAEDAMDAMDGAILDGRELRVQMARYGRPPDSYYGGRRGGGTARRHSGHSRRSRSPRRRRRSRSRSRSRSRSRYSRSRSRSYSHSRSKSYTPRKKKSKSPSRSRSRSRSRSRSKSRSRSRSRTPASNRDSKSRSRSKSQPKSAGEEGSAS, from the exons ATGAGTTACGGCAGGCTTCCGCCCGACATAGAGGGCATGACTTCGTTAAAAGTGGATAACTTAACGTATCGCACGTCTCCGGAGACACTGCGGCGCGTCTTTGAAAAGTACGGCAGAGTTGGCGACGTTTATATTCCCAGAGATCGATACACAAAAGAGAGCCGGGGGTTCGCCTTCGTGCGCTTTCACGACAAGAGGGACGCCGAGGATGCAATGGACGCGATGGATGGAGCGATTCTGGACGGGCGAGAGCTGCGGGTTCAGATGGCCCGCTATGGCAGACCGCCCGACTCCTACTACGGCGGCCGCCGCGGCGGAGGAACCGCTAGAAGACACAGCGGACACAGCCGCCGCAGCCGGAG TCCGAGGCGTCGTAGACGCAGCCGTTCCAGAAGCAGAAGCCGCTCTCGTTCCCGTTACAGCAGGTCACGTTCACGCTCCTATTCCCACTCTCGCTCCAAGTCATACACTCCTCGCAAGAAGAAATCCAAGTCTCCTTCCAGGTCTAGGTCTAGGTCTAGGTCACGTTCACGATCCAAATCCAGGTCCCGGTCTAGAAGCCGCACACCTGCGTCGAACAGAGACTCCAAGTCCAGGTCGAGGTCTAAAAGCCAACCAAAGTCTGCTGGGGAAGAAGGATCTGCTTCCTAA